From Amaranthus tricolor cultivar Red isolate AtriRed21 chromosome 4, ASM2621246v1, whole genome shotgun sequence:
AACTGAGagcaaaaattatatatttaaaaaataattcaacagTGGAATTATTCATAACAGATAAGAGAAAAATTAGATGAttgatatcaatttttataataataataatgaaaacaataatattgtaataataataataataataataataataataataataataataataataatatcattaataattattttcgaataatattgaattaatgtagttaataataaattgaaaaaataactaaagaattaccaaataaataaataaagtaaatcCTAAAATCATTAACAATAGTATAATTTTTATGTTTGGAGGGTGTTAAGGTATAGATGTTGAATTGCTTTCAATCAAtgaaatttatttctttaaaaaatcaacaaaaaataaataaagattaaaaaatatctttaaattattaacaatagtataattaaagataatagttaatttttttatgtatggATGTAAGGAGAAATTTAGTTGTCCAAATTACTCTAACAACCATATAATCTATTTCTATGAAATATgtttaattatataaacaaaCAGTCTTGTAAAAATATAAACTCTTagaataaaataacaacatTTCTAAATTTATTGCTTATTTGACACTAAGGTAGAAAATCAACTAAACTTATTAGCTTCATACTCAAATTTTATCTACTAGTATATTATATCTTATTGTCTCCTCATCCTTAATCCTTGTTGTTTGAAGACTTGCATCCTCCAAAGAAATGGACATAATGATCAAGGAAAAACTACTTGAATAAGCACTGTATGGCAATGGTATTAGGATATTGGATGAATTAAGCTCTTATGAGCAATTAAAATACTCGAGCGAGCAAACAATAGGGAATGAAGCGGTAGACAATCCAAAATAGTTGTTTGAACGAGCAAACCTGCCTTGTTTTGACGTTTCCATGCATGAAAGCATAGTCGATTACGCGGATTTATTCATTTGACTCCTTGAGCTTATATAGAAATCTCCAAAGGTTAAAGGAATAGCATAAGAAGAGAAAACATTTTCATATTTAGTTGTTGAACCATTTCAATGAGATAAGTGCTTGTATTTGGGTGAAACTCCATTGGAGTGCTTGTGTATGTAACCAAACACTAACGAGTTTGTTCGAGAGTGCGCACTTAATGTGATTTATTGTCAAGGAACTAGCTCTAACACGCTCTCTTACACGAGAGCCCCAttggctagaagtgtggatgcaacacagtcACTCCTCATACCTAAGTTCTGACGCtaaatatttcaatttaaatgAGGGATGATTGAAACTTAAACTCGTAACCTCTTGACGCACTAGCTTAAGCTTAATGGTTACTCTtaacatttattaaaatttaacattaaGAAATACAAATCATGTAATTGCATATTTCTTGAAATAGAAAAGTTGTTACAAAATAAGAATTTGTAACATtcaaatatttacataattacaTGACAATATGACAGACTCAACATACTATACAATCATAGATATTCATCAAAAGAAAATCTGAAAAACTACCATAAAGCtaagaaaattacatatattttaATACCACAGGAACCTAAACTCAAACTCATTGCTCTACTTCTTCAATTCTTCAAAGCAAGGTACCGTTCGCCTAAAATGCCGGTAGCATCCAACCAACCGTCCAACCGAGAATCAACCCAGCGCTAACAAGCGTGAAGCCTACAGCAAAAGCAACTGCGTATTTACCGATATCATTTTCTTGCAAGTATCGCTTACGTCGCTTAGCTTTGATTGCCTTCTGCCAGCCTTTACGCAGCCTTTTTCGGGATTTATGAGCCATCCAAGGAAGTAAATCAGGCAACGTGCTAAGAGGTGAGTAGTCGTTCTCCGTCTGTAGGAGAAGATTCTCTAATTGTAGTAGTTTTAACCACTGTCTATACGCAAACAGTTGTGACGCTTGTCGGAAAAAGAGCTTGAGAACGTGTTCTTTCTCGGTGTACGCTTGTTTTGCCGCCTTCTCGGCTTCCCTTGCACGAGTTTGGGAATGACATAGTGCTTCAAGTAGCTTCGCCTTACACGGGTCATCATCGGAAACCCTTCCCTTTTCGGGTATGTCACTCTTTGTGCTGAACATTCAGAGTTTCGAAAGTTAAATAATATGCATTAATCAACTAACAAGATGTGTACAAGCCATAGAAGGCAGTTTCCTAAATAACTGCACCAATCAAGCAAAGAGTGAGACATTACAAGTAACGAGACCATCAATAGATACCGGAAAAACAGAAGACTCTACATATAGAGAACCGATCACATCTTTTCATTTTCGGCAAGCTCATGTAGGTGTTATCAAGACTTGGGATCAAGAATCGGTCAACATCACTGCCTAATGGCTACGTATGCACGAAAAAccgaaaaacaaataattaacaGTATAGATTGAGTAGTGTTAGGCTGCGACAATTCATCATTTGATCACCCCATGGGCCCACTTATGTGGACACACTTAAGGGGCACCCGTAGACTCGGGCCCACAAAAACCCACGGGTAATAAGTGTGGACTTGCACTCATACTTGGTGGTTCACTCTTTTCCAAAATTTAAGCGATGTGGGATCttcctcacatgtgaagtatttccaacaagtGGCAGTAGAgtaattaaacattaaattgaaTAGTCTCAGGGCTAACTCCAAAAGGGTATGATCTGTGATCGGACAAGAGGGTAACAAGGAAAACGGGCGAAGAGAAGAATAATTTTTGGTTTGCTAAAGATGCTTGATATCTGCAACTTTAAGTTCCACTCTGTTACATAAGTCTCTTCATTCCAACACAAACTACCTTGTATTCAGACACCCAAATGCTAAAGATTAAACACTTCAAACTCCATTAGCAATTCGAAAAGAACGTAATTCCTATTGCGTTTCAACACTGATCGACAAACCAATTCTAACTTCACCCAATTTGAGTAACAAAAGAAGATCATTTCCGTGCTTTCCTCATCAATTGATCATACTAACAGAATTATAAAAAACCAATCCCAAACCATTCCTATCAAAAGCACTTCTTATTCATGtatgtttgctaccaaggatcaatcgaaaacaatctctttgttatcactaacggTGTAAGGTTGCGTGTATCCGACCCAgagtcacatgattcgctaatctctcagcgaatcgcgaatcgcgaatcgaaaaaagcgaatttTGGTCGGTTTGGGCTACTTTTGGTCCATTTTGAGCGAAGCTCGAATCGAGACATGCGAATTAACTAGCGAATCATATGACACTGATCCAACCCCTCGTACCACGCCGAGGTGGGAGTTACTTAATAGTATTGGGTTAATGAAATGTTACAGTTGTTAACGACTCTTTTCAAAAGTCTCAAAATAGTCTTCATGACTATATCTGAATGAACACATTATAAACTAATTTTGGACAGAAGTTATGCTTCATGCTGTAAAAGAAGTAGATAACCTCAATGAGACCTAGACAGACAGCACAAGAAAAACCCACATATAATTTTCCATACAAAATTACAAACTTCATTCAAGATGTATTTTAATCTTACCTTATAACTTCAGAAGATGCATATTCATTTTGAGAAACTCCTCGAACGGAAGACCAATGATTCCTCTGTGACACAACGGAAGATGGACTCGAAACAGCCTCGCTACGAGCCTCCCAGTCTAAAGACAACACATAAATCTCATCATGATCAATAGACTTCGCTCGTTTATACGGCACCCTTCTCGAGTGCATGTTTTGAGGGGGAGGAAGATCACAATTTTCAACGTGGTGAAGCGATTTCTGCGCCACAAACGAGGCCAACTCTTCCTCATCCGTCACACGCCACCAAGGAACCTTCTCCCCTCTAATCCAAGAAGAATCTGCATTTGAACTACCAACCATCTCCTTTTCCAATAACTCATAATAATCTGTCATGTTCTTTACATCAAGGAAATCCTGATCCACCTTATTACTATCAAGAATACCCGGCTCTCCTAATCCCGATTCACATTGTTTTTTGACGTCTAGAAAGGACTCGATATCCTTATAAACATCCTCCATACATTCCTCATCCATCGTAGCAATAATCTTAATCGGTAAATCTTCGTTTAAGGTCTCCACATCATCTGTCTTAGAATTAAACTGCTGATTCAGGGCTCTTTGAAGCCCGTGATTTGGCTGTCTTTGGACCCACCATTTCGTATCAGACGACAAATTAGAATATGATCGGGTCCTATTATAACGCATACGACTTACAGTGCGATGATCTGGGGGATCGGCAACATTGGCAAGTCCGGAATCGACTTGTTTGGATGACGAAGTGGAAGATTGACAACAAGCTAATTTGGGAGCTCTTTTAGCATCTTCTTGGACGAAGTAACGGTTAGCTACTCTTTGCCAGGCTGCTCTTGCTTCTGCAGCAGCCATCAATCATCTTACTACAAGAGAAGAATAAATCAATATTCCAaaaattaaaaccttaaaacTTTTGAACTCTCTAATTTCCATGATAAAAAAGCATCCAAAATTATATGCACACAAACAGCAATGCAGTCTAAGAGCATTCAATATCAGTCCGGGCCTCCACGTCAACATGGATTCAATTAACAACATTCCAGGTGTCACAGGATTCGATAATCTTCTCACAAATCGCAAATAAAAAGAAAGCTGAGTTATGATcgttttgggctattttgggTCACTTTAAGCGGATTAGTTGATTGGGTATCAAAAACGGGATTAGATGATACAATCAACAGCATTCCAGATGTCACATGATTCAATAATCTTCTCACAAATCGCGAATTAAAAGAAGCTGAGTTATGATCAGTTTAGGCTATTTTGGGTCAGTTTAAGCGGATTGGTCGATTGGGTATCAAAAACGGGATTAGATGCTTCAATCAACAACATTCCAGGTGTCACACGATTCAATAACCTCATTACAAATCGCGAATAAAAAGAAGCTGAGGTATgatcggttttgggctattttgggTCATTTCATTCGGATTGGCCAATTGGGAATCAAAAAGGGAATTAGATGGCAAATTATGTTACAATGCAGCCTGAGCTCATAGCAAGCCAAGACTAAGAACAAATCATTGATTTTACCCTTACTATTAAAGCTATGGTCTTCATGAAAATTATCAAGGAATTAGCATAAATCAAACACAACATGAAATTAAAAGGTACCAAACATATTGATCACATCAACACATTTCAAGTTTCATGCTTtgattcatataaaaaaataaataaataaataaataaaataataaagtttcATGCTCTAATTGTCCACTCATACATACCCATATAAATATAGATCCCTCACGCCCCTCACACGAAAACCCTTTCCCATGTCCTGCTCATACAccactaaatattccacttaaatTGAGATGGGATAAGATTCGAAGATTTGAACCTAAACCGTTTGAACCAACTCAAACAAAAACTCAAGCTCATAGTTGAAGCCCCGAGATATACTTATCAATCCCAACATGaactaacaatttcaaaataaaagtaCATCAAATTATCTCCTAAATCAAACTAAAGAGCATGATATTCCCAAAAAGGCACAGatcataaataatttatcaatttaagCACAATTTTTTCCAATGATTTAATAAGCAATAATTTGATCTTGATTCAAAGGGCTAACTAAATAAGCATGCACTCTTGCAAATGAATTCAGCTCCAAAGTTACATCACcaagtaaaaattaaatcttaTAATTTACAAACATGACGTAagcaattaatcaaattaagcAAAAAAATGATGATTAATAACATAATAACTAGATACCcagaagaaaaaaacaaaatcataacaCAAAAGATTCTTCAGCATAGCATATAATAATACATGAATCTTCAAGTATCTGCACACGGTAATTAAACTTCTTCACAAACACCCaacaaaatcaattattgaaaacCCAGAAATTAAcatcaaaaacaaataaatcttACACTTTTTAGCTCCAAAAAGATATAAATAGAAGATACCCAGAAAAGGAATTTgggaaattaaatataatttaggGTTGTACGAAATAATTACATGAAATTATATGAAAGAGTTGATGATGAACAGAAAAGGGTAATAGTCTAGAAGGGTCTCATCCCTGTTGATCTCTTTcactttctctttctttttggTTCGATTTTTTTGATCTGTAGTTTTGTTGTTGGTTTTGCAGTTATCTTTGTCTACTGTATTTGTTTGCTTGTCTGATTGagaagatgatgatttttattttttagattatAAGTAGCCCGAGGGAGAGGGAGAACAAACTGagaattgaatttaaaatcttaaacccatttattttaattgaaattttgagtctaatttgtttttatttttatttcacgTAATTCTATTTAAAAGTCAGATTATGTTTAACGCAAATTTTCATGACACCATCTCACACTGAGACCATTTTAATTGGATTGGTTTAAcgtacatttattttttaaatgataattttttataatcttagagttatcatttataactttaaaataatcatttccAATTTCAAAGTGTTCACATAGAGAAATGGGCTTACTTATATAGGctcgtctcatggtgaaacgGTCTCATGTAAGACAGGCTATATATTTAACAGAGGAGGTTGTATCAAGCAACAATGTAATAGAGGTACACTTTAGTGTTAAATCTCTTTTATATTGATCGTGAATTTATTAACAATGAATCAACTTTTAGAGGAACTTACCCAGAGTAATTTGAgtaacccgatgacctgctatagatTTTGGACAAAAGTAACATTactcatcctcattttaatattttaatagtgcTTATAGTCTTTACATATCTtttactaacttcattttaacatttttatattccttatggtccccatatgtttcccactaattttataaaaatattttttattagttgtggtccctatattttttccactaattttcttttaatattttttaatatttatggtcctCACTTTTcctctatcaaatttattattcaattaaataataaattcactatctaaaagattctatttttcttaattctcttGAACATTTCTTATTTAAACTTCATTAAGGAACCAAGGagaattcaataaaataatatatctatcaattaaatttatttttttttaatttctatgaGCATTTTTCGTAAGAATATTTACAAAAGGCAAcccatttattttctttgttttgaaggggttttctaaaacttaaaattgtaactCATGACTAGGGTTATAACTTACACGCATCACTAacataaaattttgaatttgattcactttgaaaatgttgataatgattcttttattttgttatagaTCCGATTATAATTTAATTGAGTTTGACTTgatgtttaattttaattaattagataGACAATGTTTATTGTTTAGACTCTACTAAAAAAGCTTATCAATAAACTTAAGaataattatcatttttattttatattaattttaatttttaaatatataattagtgtaaatttgttgataggttttctaaTTGTAAACTTGTTACTTAACATTTTTACAATAAATTGGAAAATTTTCAACtagttatttataaataattatgttatgataataaaatattataattcaaaCTAAAACTTTATTGGTAATTCTTGagttaaattgaattttataattaagtttTTTAAGTTGTAAACTAAGTCTTAactaatttgattttgatttaactCACTGTATGAATATCactaattttgtttaatttattaaaatcaatTCAATTGAACTAATTGAAACTATTCATTTCGTTTTATGATCACCAAAActagtaataacccaataatataaattagtaatataagctttttattttaaaagtattttaattttataggttatttttgttgtttgtaaAGTGCACAAACGACTTTATTGACTGCCGCAAACCAATTTAAAGGTGAACCAATGATAGTAAAATGTGAATTAATGACGGG
This genomic window contains:
- the LOC130809640 gene encoding uncharacterized protein LOC130809640, yielding MAAAEARAAWQRVANRYFVQEDAKRAPKLACCQSSTSSSKQVDSGLANVADPPDHRTVSRMRYNRTRSYSNLSSDTKWWVQRQPNHGLQRALNQQFNSKTDDVETLNEDLPIKIIATMDEECMEDVYKDIESFLDVKKQCESGLGEPGILDSNKVDQDFLDVKNMTDYYELLEKEMVGSSNADSSWIRGEKVPWWRVTDEEELASFVAQKSLHHVENCDLPPPQNMHSRRVPYKRAKSIDHDEIYVLSLDWEARSEAVSSPSSVVSQRNHWSSVRGVSQNEYASSEVISTKSDIPEKGRVSDDDPCKAKLLEALCHSQTRAREAEKAAKQAYTEKEHVLKLFFRQASQLFAYRQWLKLLQLENLLLQTENDYSPLSTLPDLLPWMAHKSRKRLRKGWQKAIKAKRRKRYLQENDIGKYAVAFAVGFTLVSAGLILGWTVGWMLPAF